CCGCTGCCGTCCTGAGAGTTCTTGCCCGGGTTGATGTCGATCGCGTTTCCATATGCATGCTGTGACCAGCCGCCGCCCTTGCGCTTGCCACGCATCGCGTAACCGCCGATCGACCCGATCTTGTAGCCAGAACCTTCCAGTTCATCGACGAAGCCCTTGAAGGACTCCGCCGCAGCCGCGTTGACGGTCAGCTTTTTGCCGGAGGCTAACGTGATGGTGGCCAGGTTCTGCCCCACCCCTCCGTACTGGCCATGCATGAAGTTCGCTTTGCCACGTAACCCCAACCTATCAGCCAGTCCAGGCGAGACTCCGGACGCGATAGCCGCAGCAGAGTTGCTGGCCATTATCGTTCCGTCACCCATGTCGCTCATGAACTTTTGGACGCCAGGAAGCCAGGAGCCGTTCAGCCCCCTCGGGTCATTCTTCGCACCGAGTGGAGCGTACGAGTCCCGCATCTTGGCGAGGTCACCGCCGGCCGCATTGAAGTTCTTCGCGACCGCGATCGCCGTTCTGTCGATGCCGGAGTCGAGATCGCCGAACTGCATCAGGCCGCCCCTACCCATGAGGCCACCGGGATTGTTGCCCCGCATGTGCTGTCCGCGACCTGTCTCCTGCGCCATGACTGACGCAAGCAGTGCGGGGCTCACCCCGGCTCTTCGGGCAGAGGCAACGATCTGGTCGTACTTTCCGGCCAGCGGCGTCCAGGCAAAAGTCTTCTCGAACTCGCTCCTGTTGAGCGAGCTGGGAATTCCCCCCGGACCGACTCCGCCGAACGACGGGATCTTGTCACGTTGGATGATGTTTCCGAGGTTGGCGTCGGGCGAGAAGAACGACCCGGGCCGACTCCTTAGCATGTCCGGGACGTTTCCAATCAGGCCTGAGCCGAGTCCGCCGCCGCTGCGTCCGAGCCCCCTCCCCGACCCACCCATAGCCGCATACTGCAACCCACCACCAAGACTGCTGTTGATGAACGCGGCGCGCTCGACCTTGCCCGTGAACTTGTTCAGCTCGCCTGACAGATCACTGGTGCGACGACGACCAGTGAAGTCGGTCGGACCCTCATAGCTGGACTTTTTGTATAGCTCCTTTCTGTGTTCGCGCTGGCGGACACGCCAATCGCTGGTAGATTCGCCGCGGCGCTTGATGTTGGCCTCGGGCAGACCGTAATTCTGGTACCGAGTCGCGAACATGCTCAGCAATGCGACCGCGGCCGGCATCCCGGCGATGAACGCGAGCGCGTTTCCAAGTCCCGTTAGTCCGAGAGTGACCGCGGCCAGAACCGAGATGAGTGGCGACAACGCCGCCAAGGCGACGGTCAGTCCGGTCAGCTGCGCGACGAGGTTGCCCATCTCCCTGGCATCAGCCGGGTTCTTGCCAGCGAGGAATCCCAGTGCTGAGAAGGTCGTCTTGAGACCGTTGGCAAAGTCGCGAAGGCCCTCCGCGAAACCCTTTCCGAACTCCCGCCACTTCGCGACGGTCCCGGCATCGAAGTTGTCGGCCATGGATTTGACGACTTCGCCCCAGTCCTTCAGCCCGAAGCCCTCGCGGGCACCATCAACCAGGGCTGCAAAATGTTCGCGGATCGAGTCGAAGTTGAAGCTGTCCGCTAGGTTGATGACGGCGCCCGAGATTTGGTCAAACCAGGTCTCAAGACCAGCGCCAACCTTCTCCCAGACGAGACCGTGCGCCGCGCTGATGGACGCCCACCGACCCTGCATCGATCGAATTTTCTGCAACGCGGTCTTGTCGAGGAAGCCAGGCTTGCTCTCGATATCCCGTACAACATCCCTCAGCTTGTCGCGACCAAGGACGAGAGTCAGAAGTTCGTCCATCCACTCGCGGCCACCGATCTGCTTTGCGACCTTCGTTCGCAGCCGCTCCGGCATCTTCGCGAGACCGTCGAGGATCTGTGTGATCGCCTCCATGGGCCGTTCGCGAATGGTCTTAGCCATACCGCTGCGGCTACCAAAACCAAGGGCGTTCGCGGCAGAGTTCAAGTCGGAGGCCTGTTGGCCCCTAGCAGAATCCGCGCCAGCGATCTGCGAGGTGAGGAAGCTGGTGAACGTGCCCATCTTGTGCGGCTGCACGCCAAGCGAGATGCCGGTGGCATCGATCGCGGCCAACTGCTCTGGGGTCATCCTCGTCGTGGCGAGCGCGGACAAGCTCCGACGCATCGCCTCGATGATCTCATTTCCATCGGCGGCGGTGGCGTTGTTCGCGACCGCGACTGCATTGAGGATGCTGCCGAAGCGGCCGGTGTTCCATGGCATCTGAGTCGAGAGGCGACCGAGCAGCTTTCCGACTGCTTCGGGGTTGACGTCGAGACCTGCCTGAGCCTTCAAAGCTAGGTCCGCGAACTCACCCGCGAACTGCTTTGCAACACCCGCCTTGAGACCTCCAACCGCCGTGTCGATGACTTTGCTGCTTCCGATGCCGTACTTGATGCCGGCGCGATCGGCAAAGCTCTGGCGCAGATCCGCGACTTCTTTGGACGTGAGATCGCCGAACATCTGGGCGCGCACTTCGGCCGCCTGGACCTCCATGCGCTTACGAAGGGCAGATGCGACACCAGCCCCCGTGATGGCCGCACCTGCTGCAATGGTGCGGATGTTCGGTGCCGGCAAGCGACCGACTCCACCGCCGTAGGACCGGCCCGAGCTTGCCTGACGTTCTACGGCAGCACGGCGCGCAAGCTGGCGCTGGTACCCAACCTCGAGTCGATCAAGAGCGGCATACGTCCTCCGGGCGTCGCTCAATCGCTGTGCGTTAGCTCGATTCCAATCAGCTGCGTACTCGCGTGCGGCAGACCGGCCGATGTTGGCCAGGCCTCTCATCTGATCTGAGACTGCTTTCGCAGATCGATTGAACCCGTCCAGAGCCGACATGCCGGCGCGTCCCATTCCGTTCAGTTGAACGTTGACCCTTTTGGCGACGCCTTCGAACTTCTGGATGTCGCTGAGGACGCGCTGGAGCACGGGGCTCAGTTCATTGATCGCGGTAAGGCGTGCCCGGATATCGAGATTGTTGTCTGACATTTTTCTTTCTTGAGAAGAGTTGATGTGATCGGGACAGCGCAGGGGGAAATCGGTCTTTTAGGAACTGCGCCGAAGAAAGGGTTTCGAACGTGCCCGCCAGATTTTTCGACCTGGTGGGGTCGTGCGGGAAGACTTGGTAATGCGGTCTTTTCCGGAATCGACAGCGGAGAAAGTCAGACGCTGCCAGGGCCATGCCGCATAAAAAATCTCGCCTTCACCTCTCCAGGCCTTCCGATCGCTAGGAAACTTCTGCGGAGCGGGCGAGGACGGTGCTGGCGTTGGTGACACTCCGAGGCAGAGCGAAGCGTAGCAAGGGCCAGTCGTGACCGCGTGCTCCGTCGTGGTCGTGCTGAAATATCCAGAGGCGAAGGGATCAGCGCTGGGCTGCCCGTCCTGGTCAGAGCGCCGGCCGGCGATAGGCAGAGAGGCGGAGGAGCATCCCTTACAGGGCAGGCCCGTGAAGTGTGGTTGTCGTGCCTCCACGCGAGCGGCGACGCGTCGGCATATGCGATGGCGGATCGAGGCTGGAGGCCTGGTACAGAGCACATCGCATGGGTGGCAATGGCGACTCGCCAGCCTCGCCATGGCACAGCCAGCACGGGAGCTGGCATGGACCACCGCGCGGCCGATGGTGCAAAGAGGCGAGAGCCAGCCTCTGCCCCTGCGAAAATTACGGGTGGTCGTCGAATTTTCCGATTGCGATCCTCTGTCGTCGCACTGTATAAAGTCAATACGTTCGTATTGAACTTGTACAAGGACCTTCAGATGACCGTCGCTGCCAAGAAACCTCTCGTTGGATACGTTCGCGTCAGCACGATCAAGCAAGGTCGCAGCGGCCTGGGCGAAGCGGCACAACGGGAGAGCATCCAGCGTTTCGCCGACGCTGAGGGTTTCGAGGTTGTAGCGTGGCATGCGGAAGTCGAGACCGGAAAGGGCAGCGATGCCTTGGAGCGCCGCCCTCAACTCGCAGCGGCCTTGCAGGCGGCTCGCAAGGTCAAGGCTATGGTGTGTGTCTCCAAGCTGTGCCGACTGTCACGCGACGTTGCTTTCGTATCGGGCCTGATGGCGCAACGGGTTCCGTTCGTCGTCGCGGAATTGGGAAAGGATACGGACCCCTTCCTGTTGCACTTGTACGCCGCACTGGCGCAGAAAGAGCGCAGCCTGATATCCACGCGGACTCGCGAGGCATTGCAGGCGAAGAAAGCTCAAAACGTGAAGCTTGGCGGACCTAAGCTGGCAGAGGCTCGCATTGCCGCCGCCGCGTTGAAAACGGCGGAAGCAGACAAGTTCGCTGCGAACGTTCTGCCGAATATCGAGGCTGTGCGGAAGGCTGGCGCCAATACCTTGCGTGCCATTGCGGAAGCGCTCAACAATCGTGGCATTCGCACCGCGAACGGTGGAAACTGGCACGCGACGACGGTCAAGAATGTCTTGGACCGAACCGTCACCGCTTGAGGGTGACGCAGTAGTCGCTATTGCTGGCGAATGCCCCGGTCGGACATGATCGACCGGGAACGCGGGCGAAGGCCCGTGGTGTGTTGTAGTGGAGCGCCTCGCAACATCGTCCAGTAGAGACGTATCCGCTTGGACAGACGCGGCCAGTCTCTGCGATCTGATTGCGGTCGTTAACGGGCTGACAGTAGGGGTCAGCGAGGGTCGGAGACGCAGCGGAGAGAGCCGCGAACGCCGCGAGCATGGCTATTCGAGCATCAATCATTTCCGCCGCGCCTCCAATAGACGGCGGCCAAGCTGGAGAACCATAACCGCCATCCGAACATGATCTATTTAGGCGGCCAACGCTTCTTTTGCCACCTCGCTCTCGACCTCTTCGAGCTTTGCACGCGCGGCCTTGAGAGCAGCCGCAGTTGCCGGCACGCTGGCCTTTGCGTGTTCATGTGCCTCGGTTGCCGCAGCCACTTCCGCCTGAGCCGCTGCCAATCGCTGGCCTCGCTCACGAGCGATTAGGTGCTGAGCCCGTTGCTCGCGCGCTTCGGGTTGGATGGCCTCAATGGCATGCCTAGTTGCGGTGGCGCTCCGTAGTCGTCGTGTCATGTCAGTTCCCTTTGCCTTCGCGGCGAGTTGCGATCTCGTCCATCATGGACTTGGTGATGCCGGTGGCACTGGCGAGGCGCGCACGCCATGCGGCATCGAGCGGTCGTTTCCGGCGAAGTTCGGACACCGTCAATGCAGCTTCCGGCTTGCCGTCGTCGATGGTGCTGAAGGCCTTAGGCATGCGAGCGCGAAGCGAGCGGGTGAAATCGGCCACCGAGATTGCACCGAGGCCGGGAAGGTGGATCAGCCCTTGGCTAGTTAAGATAGCTCCGGCAAGATCGACACCGGCCTGCCTGATAGCGTGCTGATCGGGTTGGCAGCCCTGCCGGTTCGCTTCCGTTAGGATCAAGGATTCAAGGTCGGTCATCAGGCAGCCTCTGCCTGACGGGCGAGATACGAGATGAGGGCGCGCCTCACCACCGATGATCGGTTCGGACTGGAGGGATCGTCGATCGCTGCTGCGGCATCGACCTTGTCGAGCAGGATTTTGGGTAGCCGGAACGTGCCGTGCGTCATCGGCGAGCAGACCAGTTCGTCCGCCCCGAATAGGGGTTTTTTCTTCATGAGAAACTCCAATAGAAAAGCCGCCTCGGCGACGCCGGGCGGCTTGCGGTGCAGGTATGACAAAGGCCCCGCGTGGGGGCCTTGATGGTTGCCTTTGGACCGGCCCTGAGACTCGATCCGGGCTGGCGTGTGTAAAAGTGCTAGTGTGCCTGTGAAGGTACCACGGTGGGTGGGGTTTCGTCAAGGGGTCCCTTCACACATGCGCGATTAACCGATTGAAATCGCGATCTTTTATGCCGCGCGTAAAGCTCATGGCGCCAGCCTCCCCCTTACATCTCACGCCGGAATCAATGCGCTTCCGACAATGGACCTACAAGCCGCAGGTGTGGCCGCTGATGGACCGAGGCGGGATAGGACCGCCCGTTCCGAATAACGCATGGAAGGTCGATTATCAGGCCTGATAGCAGGGGAAATTTTCACGCCGCTGGCGAGCGACGGTCAGCGCTTCAAGTGCCGCTTCGTCCATTGCCCGCGCCTTCCTGATCCGGAGGGTTGTCCTCAAGGTCTCCGCCTGCCCCGCCGTCAGCGGCCGGTGGATGCTCAACACGCCTTCCGTGTCGCCGTCCTGGGAGACGGTCGCGAATGAGAGCCGCGACTTGGCGCTGGTCCATGCCCGGGCGCTGGCGCAGGTGAGGTGTGCGTAGACCGCGCTGCCGTCGGTCGACACATGGCCGACCAGTCCGGTGATGGTCCAGTCTCCGCATGCGTCCCGCTTTAAGCTGGTCTTGGATGCGCCGATGGTCGCGGCGAACGCGGCCAGCTTGGCGCGGTCGGCTGCCTTGTCGTCGAGGTCGCTGCGGCGGCGGATGAAGGTTGCCTTAGTCGGCTTGCGGCGGGTGATGGTCGTCATGGTCATACTCGATTGCTTTCGGCCGGCGCCAAGCTCTGGCACCCGGCATGGTGGTGCTGTGGGATAGGTCGTCATCGCCGGCACCGCGAGGGGACCGGCGATGGCCCGACTAGATGGCGCGGGCGAGCGAACCATTGCTGTTTGCTCCCCGGGGCGGGGTGATGTCTTCGCCTTGCATAACGGTTGCGAGACCTAGTTCGCGACGAAGGCGGCCTCTCACTTCGTACTTGGCGATGGCCTTGACGGTCAGGTTCGCTGACATGCCCGCGCGCTTCCCGAAGATTGGCCCCCCAAGCTTGGTCGTGCGCCCCAAGTTGCGGCTGGCCTCGGGGCAGTTCTTCGTG
The nucleotide sequence above comes from Bradyrhizobium sp. NDS-1. Encoded proteins:
- a CDS encoding recombinase family protein: MTVAAKKPLVGYVRVSTIKQGRSGLGEAAQRESIQRFADAEGFEVVAWHAEVETGKGSDALERRPQLAAALQAARKVKAMVCVSKLCRLSRDVAFVSGLMAQRVPFVVAELGKDTDPFLLHLYAALAQKERSLISTRTREALQAKKAQNVKLGGPKLAEARIAAAALKTAEADKFAANVLPNIEAVRKAGANTLRAIAEALNNRGIRTANGGNWHATTVKNVLDRTVTA
- a CDS encoding phage tail tape measure protein, with the protein product MSDNNLDIRARLTAINELSPVLQRVLSDIQKFEGVAKRVNVQLNGMGRAGMSALDGFNRSAKAVSDQMRGLANIGRSAAREYAADWNRANAQRLSDARRTYAALDRLEVGYQRQLARRAAVERQASSGRSYGGGVGRLPAPNIRTIAAGAAITGAGVASALRKRMEVQAAEVRAQMFGDLTSKEVADLRQSFADRAGIKYGIGSSKVIDTAVGGLKAGVAKQFAGEFADLALKAQAGLDVNPEAVGKLLGRLSTQMPWNTGRFGSILNAVAVANNATAADGNEIIEAMRRSLSALATTRMTPEQLAAIDATGISLGVQPHKMGTFTSFLTSQIAGADSARGQQASDLNSAANALGFGSRSGMAKTIRERPMEAITQILDGLAKMPERLRTKVAKQIGGREWMDELLTLVLGRDKLRDVVRDIESKPGFLDKTALQKIRSMQGRWASISAAHGLVWEKVGAGLETWFDQISGAVINLADSFNFDSIREHFAALVDGAREGFGLKDWGEVVKSMADNFDAGTVAKWREFGKGFAEGLRDFANGLKTTFSALGFLAGKNPADAREMGNLVAQLTGLTVALAALSPLISVLAAVTLGLTGLGNALAFIAGMPAAVALLSMFATRYQNYGLPEANIKRRGESTSDWRVRQREHRKELYKKSSYEGPTDFTGRRRTSDLSGELNKFTGKVERAAFINSSLGGGLQYAAMGGSGRGLGRSGGGLGSGLIGNVPDMLRSRPGSFFSPDANLGNIIQRDKIPSFGGVGPGGIPSSLNRSEFEKTFAWTPLAGKYDQIVASARRAGVSPALLASVMAQETGRGQHMRGNNPGGLMGRGGLMQFGDLDSGIDRTAIAVAKNFNAAGGDLAKMRDSYAPLGAKNDPRGLNGSWLPGVQKFMSDMGDGTIMASNSAAAIASGVSPGLADRLGLRGKANFMHGQYGGVGQNLATITLASGKKLTVNAAAAESFKGFVDELEGSGYKIGSIGGYAMRGKRKGGGWSQHAYGNAIDINPGKNSQDGSGRTDMPANVRDMAAKYGLSWGGDWSRRYNDPMHFEWNGMQPWKNVPAPADTIRNVPSPIRGDASLGVPRGGVGGAAGPVSININGTSHDPEALATLVQRRIDESMNWRTHDTTSEYT